From the genome of Vigna angularis cultivar LongXiaoDou No.4 chromosome 11, ASM1680809v1, whole genome shotgun sequence, one region includes:
- the LOC108334005 gene encoding splicing factor U2af small subunit B, producing MAEHLPSIFGTGKVMVNCPFYFKIGACRHGDRCSFLHTKPSISLTILLSNMYQRSDMITPGVDAHDNPIDPRKIQEHFEEFYEDIFEELSKYGEIESLNVCDNLADHMAGNVYVQFREDEHAANAVRNLTGRFYAGRPVIVDFSPVTDFRGVTCRQYEENTCNRRGCNFMHLKRISRDLRHQLFGKHHRRHSRSRSPYGHRSHDERSHLSHSRKYDDRDHHHESRGRKHRTSPGLRRGRSRSPGRRKHRSPVRDGSEERRARIEQWNREKEEQDPGNKAKADDIDNGNQGYSLNASESHGHQHQEQEQQTPNEAY from the exons ATGGCGGAGCACTTGCCATCGATATTCGGGACGGGGAAGGTCATGGTGAATTGCCCGTTCTACTTCAAGATCGGCGCGTGTAGGCACGGTGATCGGTGCTCTTTCCTCCACACGAAGCCGAGCATAAGCCTTACCATTCTGCTCTCCAACATGTACCAGCGCTCCGACATGATAACCCCCGGCGTTGATGCCCACGACAACCCTATCGACCCCCGCAAGATCCAGGAGCACTTCGAGGAGTTCTATGAGGATATCTTTGAGGAGCTCTCCAAGTACGGCGAAATCGAAAGCCTCAATGTCTGCGACAACCTCGCCGACCACATG GCGGGGAATGTATACGTTCAGTTCAGAGAGGATGAGCATGCTGCAAATGCTGTCAGGAACCTCACTGGACGGTTTTATGCCG GCAGGCCAGTTATCGTGGATTTCTCGCCGGTGACGGATTTTCGAGGAGTTACTTGCAGGCAGTACGAGGAGAATACTTGCAACCGCCGTGGCTGCAACTTCATGCATTTGAAGAGAATTAGCCG GGATTTGAGACACCAATTATTTGGGAAGCACCATAGAAGGCACAGCAGAAGCAGGAGTCCTTATGGGCATCGCAGCCATGATGAGCGGTCCCATCTTAGTCATAGCAGAAAGTACGATGACAGGGACCACCATCATGAGAGTCGTGGTAGGAAACACAGGACGAGTCCTGGACTTAGGAGAGGAAGAAGTCGAAGTCCTGGACGGAGGAAGCACCGCAGTCCAGTCAGAGATGGCAGTGAGGAGAGGAGGGCAAGAATCGAGCAGTGGAACAGGGAGAAGGAAGAACAAGATCCTGGAAACAAGGCTAAAGCTGATGACATTGACAATGGTAACCAGGGGTACTCTCTAAATGCTAGCGAATCTCATGGGCATCAGCATCAAGAGCAGGAACAGCAAACTCCAAATGAGGCTTATTGA